A window of Spirochaetota bacterium genomic DNA:
GCTCTTCCTCATCAACAGCTTGAGGCTGCTGAAAGGGTAAAATCGGCTGGCATTCTTCTTTCGCAGACAGTGCTTTTAGGGATTGGCGGTAAAAAAAATTCCATTGAGCATGCTGTGGATACGGGAAAGCATCTTGGTAGAATGTCACCCGATTATGCGTCAGCATTAACTCTAATGGTTATACCAACAACAGAACTCGAAATAGATCTGCGCGAATCCAAATTTGAACTGCCAGATAAGTTTGAATTGCTAAATGAACTAAAAGTGATTATTGAAAACATGGACGTAACGAATAGATGCCTCTTCACCTCTAATCACGCCTCAAACTATCTTCCTATTCGAGCCACACTTCCAGATGACAAAGATGAAATAGTGAATACAATTAGTTTAGTCATTGGTTCACGGGATGAGAGCGTGCTTAAGCCTGAGCATATGAGAGGCCTATAGTAACAACTATCCTTATGGGAAAAATATAATGAATACAAAGCCCATGGAGAAGGCTATCCATTTTATTAGTTTAGAGCTTAAACAAAACCCTGCTGCTGACAGATCTAAACTAATAGATGAAGCAAGCCAAAAATTTGATCTTACACCCTTACAGAGCGATTTCTTATTGAATAAGTATGTACTAGAATCATAAAACAACAGACACCACATATATGACAATAAGGTATAGAGATACAACAATTTTACCATATTACATCCATCTCTACTTGTTTTTGTCCTAAAACCGAGATTGTACCAACATACTTTGAAGGAATAAAATCAAAGTATCACTCTTGGAGGAAGCTCTTATGTTTCTCAATAGTAAAATAATACTCATTTTATTATTATTTTCGTTTCTTGCGGGCTGCAGCGAGGAGGATATTGATGGAAAGATCGTGATTGAATATATTGGGGATTGGCAGGGCTCAGTGAACATTGACCGAAACGAGATGACCATTGAAGGGAATAGCAACTGGGAAGCAGATTATATTAATCCAGATAATATAAAGGCGACAGTAAGAAAACTTGATTCCTCTCAAGACAAGCTTACACTATATATTTATGAAGATGAAAGGATTGTAACTGGCGCCTCAACCAGAGATCCAGAAGGCAGCGTAAGCGTTGAGTATGAGTTCCCCTTTTAGTATGACTCTGAATAGCAGCCAATACTATAACCAATGTTAGAGATGCCATCCCGTAAACATAAATACAATTCCTTAATATAATATTCAAAAAAAATTCCCACTTGATGTAAATCCATACATATCTGATTTATAAACCCCATTATCCGCATACCCTTTGCCTTTATTATCGAGCAATAGGGTGAACACAACTTCCCCCTCCATGTGTAACTCAAGCTAAGCGATAATCTTAACGATAAGATATATGTAGCCCTATCCCTTTAAGACTCGCTAAATTAGGTTTAGCGCTAACATTTCAAATAGAGGAACTATAATGAAAAATATCTTTATCCCCTTATTCACAATACTCATTTTCATATATTCAAATGAATCCAATGGTTTCGTTAACCAAAGACATGGTTGGTGGAAGACTGAATTGAAAAATCTTAACAATGAAAGGATTTCGATATCAAATAATAACAAAATCGAAAAGTCTGTTCTTACCCTAGTGGATAATGAGATTGAGAGGACTCAGGAGATGCTAAAAATATTCGAAAATATAAATAACAGCAACGATCCCCTGGCCTATCAGAGAAAAAGACACAACGAAATAGAAATAAAGGAATGCATAACAAAGATCCTTGATCCATTATTCTCTCTCTATTACATGGAATATCTTGTAAAGAATATTGGTGAAAGGCAAACCTATCATCATACTGTGGATATTGTTCAAGAATCCTTAAGTAAATCCGTAAATGAGCATTTTAATCAATCAAATAAGGAGTTCCAAAGAGCAATAACCAATGAACATATTACAAAGGTCGATTGGAAATACCTATCCATGGAGACGTTTGTCGGAAGAATGATGATGAATAGGAAAAGGTTATCCAAAAATGCTTTTATAAGTATAGAGAAAAGTTTACATAAGGAACTTATGCAAAGAGAATTCAACATCACCCCAAAGGAGCTAGGTGATATTATTCTTTCTCTATCAAGTGAATATCTGGATAAGCTTCAGATTAACAACAATATGCAATTTTCCCAAGAGGCTCTTTTTGACTCAAACCGCTGGCATGGCATATACAGCATGATAGTAAGGAATTTTGAACATTATAAGAAGATAATTCAGATGTTTGAGGGTGTTAATAAAAGACTCTCCCTACAAAGGGCTCACAACTTTTATAAAAATCCCATTGATCTTGAGAACACCCTTTTCAAATACCTGTCAAGACAACATCTTGATATGAGGCCTCTTCAAAAAGAAGAGATGTTACTCAATGATTCAGAGGAAGGGGTATATATAATGAATATACCTGATGATCCGAACATGCCTCAATTATTCAAGGATATGGATAATTTACGGAAGAAGATATTATTCACCGTTACTGGGAGTAAGGATAACAAATTTTATAGTGATTGCGAGATACAATTTGATAGAATTATAATGAAATATTTAGGTAATGCTCAAGAGCAATTTTCTATTGAGGGAAAGAGATTGTTTTCTACTTTAGAAAGCCTAATAAATGCAATTTTTTCGAATGATGAAGATAATAAAACCGATTTACATGATAAGATTGCTTGGAATGGGATTAAAAATGAGATTATAATAGCAAACGAAAGAAAATTTTTTGATGCAAAAAAAATTTTTAAGGATAAAGTCAAATCTGTAAATGGATATAAACAAAAATCCATCGATTTTCTAAGATGGGTTTCAGACACAAAAGAAATACAAAATCATAGAATTCTTGAAATATATAGAAGACAAACACAGAGGAATATAAGCCATCTGAATTTTATCAAATCACTCGTTAAGGATGTTACTGAACATGAGTTGGAGCTATCTCCACCAATTATGAAAAGGCTTGCTCTATCTATTAGAAGGACTAACAATATTCTCAATTTCATCAGCTATTCCCATGGACTGCACCGAAAATATACATCTCATTTTAAAAAAGAGGAATTAACTGAGCTAAAAAAAATGAAGAGAGAGCTTATCAATGCCGTAAAGATCACCAAGCATGATATAAATTCACTATATTCCGCCCTAATTCAAAGGAATGAGATGAATGCAAGACAGATGAGGCAGAGAGAGAAAAATTATAAGGAAATGTTAGCGGAATTCGAGATTGAGTTTATATGGGACAAGGTTCAGGAATATGCAATATTATTTGACAGCCTGACATATTCCAAGATAGCGTTTATAAATTATTCTAACAAGTTTACAGAGCTCATAGAGCAGGCAAAATCCGGCAATATCTCCAATACCCTTCAATATTCCATCAAAGAACAATCAATCATCTCAGTCCTGAAGGAATTCAATGTTGAGAAGATAAGAATACAATATGAGACAAAGAGATATCTGAAGAGGGGGATTGAGAGATCAATATCAAGGATCATGAACCTCCTTAAACTTTATAAGAGAAATAATATTGTGATAAATAATCGACCAGCGCAGAATGACATAAAGGAGATTCGGCTTAAACTTAGCAGGAAAGATGAAACAAGAATAGCCGACTGGAGAATGAATGAATCAAATTTTGCGGTAGTGGACAAGAAACTCATTAAGAAACTGATAATAACCCGCAATAGAAGGATATGGGATCGCTACAGAACAACACAAAAGGAGATTAATCCTCAAAATACAATAATCATCCGTGAACTTGATCTTTCACTCTCTATTCCTGATGGATGGGAAGAAAAGGAAGAACTGAAGGATCGGGATTACAAAAAAAGGATAATCAGATCATTTATAAGTCTCGATGATATCGCTAATCTGTATATAGTCAAAATACCAAAGAAAGGTAGAGATGCGAGGAAGATTACGGATCATTGGCTCAAGGAGACAACTAATCACAGGCTTAAGGAGAGATGGGGGAAGAAAGATGGTATTGAGTATTTATGGACATTATCCAGGGATAATAAAAATAACATTATGGAGATTTATACTATACCACGGAGGAACTATGCTATTATTCTCACCGGTTCAGCCCCAAGGGATAAATATAAATTCTTTCGACATATGATTGGGTCCATGTTTCGTTCTATCAGGATCGGATTACCCCCCCCTTATGCTCCTACACATAAGGAAAAGGGACTAGGAATGCTGTAAAACCAATGATTTCAATATTTCATATATTCATAAACAATAATATGAAATAAACCGATTTTCTATAATTACTGAATAGATGATGGGGCAATTGAAGAACAGCTTACCAAATATATCCATTCCACCCGCCATCTAATCCAATATCCTCATCAAACCAGTAATCGAGCATCTCAAACCAGTTTTCAACCTTACCATTGCCCTGGATTGCTCCTTCCTGGCACCAATCCAACTTTCCATAATAATGACCGCCATTCCACCAATTATCAGTGTCTATTGCATTATACCACCACTGGTAAGCCCAAATCCTCTCCGATGGATTGCCATAGGTAAGGCTGTCGCCATCCGTGAAAAAGATATGCAGTCCGTTCTTACCCTTGGAAAAACCCTTGTAATCGCTGCCGGCAAAGGAATAGATAACCATATCATCTACAGCCTGCATTACGATTGAGGCATCAGTCTGTATTATTGGATTGTCATTAAACCTGCTGCTTACATTCACCCTATCGCATAGATCATAGATATCGAAGAAGGGATAGGAGATCCACTCCCCTATACTAGCATAAAAATAGTGCATCGTTTCCGGGGAAGGGTAGCTCCCCCTAATATCTTCAAAATCCTCCTTTTCATTACAATCAACAATATGAGTCGCTAGTTGATCCACAGCATCCTTTACATGATCAACCCTGCTGAGGTCGTAACAGCTCAATGCCTGCCCCTCCTCGTTCGGTTGTGTAGAATCAAATTGTTCTTCAACAATTATTCCTCCAAATTCAATAGCAGTCATTGTTAATGGACTATAATTCAGCTCACTACCACCCATCACTTCATCATTCTCTCCATTATCCCCACCACCTTGATTTATCCTTTCAAAGATCTTATCGTACTGCCATCCGAGTCCCCACTCCACAGGCGGAGAGGCAACCATAACATCTGCATGAAAGTCCATATTACTCGGGCGATATTGATAAGCAACCTCAACTGAACCCATTAAACAGGCGTCGAATCCCAACAGATCAACGGAATCAAATTCCTCTAACACATCAGTAATCTCCGCAGTATAGAGGGAATCATAATCATCTGTATCATCAACGCAAACAGCCCTAGTATTGAGACCATCGCCATCTACAGCCTCCCTTCCTCGCAGGCCATTGCCATGATTCCATAGTATCAATGCGTAATTATGCGCTGGATAATTATTCTTACAGTAACGAATAAACTTGCCCAATGTCTCAGCATTCCCCATATTCGCCTCATAATCTGAACTCATCGTAATCTCTGGAAACTCAGTCCCTCCCCCAATCCTCTTAACACACCCATTAGTAATTCGATATAGTCTAGTATCTGTAAAATCTTCCTCAAATACAATGTCATCTCTGGAATAGCCATCGATTCTATCTACTAATACTATAACATCCAAGCCCTGGAGGTTAACATAACCCTTCTTCATCTCGTTAATATCATCTAACAGAAATCCTTCAAGATTATTATCCCCATCTGCGTAGATCATCACAGTCCAACCCCGTTCTGATGTTGAAAAGCGCCAACTATAGTCTCCTTTAAGACTATTGCCATCAATTGATTTTATTCCCGGTGTAACTATAGCCTGATAAACGGTATCCCTTGATAGAGGAGAGTTTGCATAAAAAAGCGCTCTGTTAGTAACAAAATTAAAGGATACACGACCTTCAATATAATTCCCATTCTCATCCAATAATTTAAATGTGTCTAAATTTACAGTGGAACCATCGATTTCCTCGTTGAATTGAACAGTAATAGAACGTGAATTCTCAGATGGAAAATAAGCGTTATCTTCAGGTATTGTGTTGGACACCTCTAATGTAGATTGTGTATCAATGTAATCATAGGTCAGGTCTTCACCATCTCCATTACATGCTATCATATAAAATGCAAAACCGATATAACAGAGGTTGATAATGAACCTGTGTAAATCAAGATCATTGATCTCATCTAATAATAAATTGCTCTTCTGCCTATAAATTTTAACAATTATTCTCATTTATTATTATCCTTGTAGAATTATTATATTCATCAATATAGGGAACCTATGCATTGCTTTTGATAACAAAGAAAATAAACCACCTATGCCGTTAATATCTTCCTATAACATCCTGTAATTAGATGTAATCAGGCATAAGTCATATAAATCGACATCAATCAGTTTTCCTGCTGTTATTGTCTAAAAAGCCAAAACTATCTTAGTATTGAGAATAGTCAAGAAAAATTAGTATTTTTTTATCTCATTGAAATTATTTACATTTATTAAATTACCAATTAATAAATGGGTTAATTCTGAAATTTAATATAATTTGAGCATTTAATTGTCAAAAAACTGACATAATACAGGTTTGTGAACATAGATTGTCATGAAAGTTTATCCAAGTTGTAATTAAAATGAACCTCTGCTAATATCACATCATAACATATCCGATAAATCCTTTCTCATCACATATATTACTGCATGATATCTGCAAATAATCGTTTTGGAATTGACACTTTTTTCATTATATACCCTTATCAATAATCATACATAATATTTTAGTTGGCTTACTCTCAATCCAGAAGGTCATTGATGAATAACATTTTTTCTGATCGCATATCGGATGTGCCGAAGTCATTTATCCGAGAGATACTGAAGGTTGCCATAGACCCTTCGGTGATCTCTTTTGCTGGCGGATTGCCAAACCGAGACCTGTTTCCCATTGCCGAGATACAGAAAGCAACTCAAAGGGTCTTTGAAACAGCTGGGAAGGAGTCTCTCCAATACAGCAATTCAGAGGGTTATCTCGCTCTTCGGCAATATCTTGTTGACCGATATCAAGAAAAGCAAGGGATTACCTTTACAACTGATAACATCCTGATAACGAATGGTTCACAACAAGGGCTCGACTTACTGGCCAAAGCTTTTCTGAACGAAGGTGACGATGTCATTATCGAGGAACCAGGGTATTTGGGTGCAATCCAGGCCTTCTCGGTTTACAGATCGGTGTTCAACCCAGTACCGATTAATGAAGAAGGATTGGATATCGAAGCTCTGAAACAGGTGTTGAAAACCAAGTTACCTAAATTGTTGTATGGGGTTCCCAACTATCAAAATCCGTCGGGCATTTCGTACTCGAAACAGAACCGTCGTGGGATCGCTGAAGCACTGGCAAGTACTACCACGCTCGTGATCGAAGATGACCCCTATGGGGATTTGAACTTCTCTGGAATCAGGAGACCGTCGTTCAAGACTATGATACCAGAGCAATCAGTTCTGCTGGGGTCATTTTCTAAAACCATCGCTCCTTCTTTTCGCATTGGGTGGATCATCGCAACTGATTCAATCATGGAAAAGCTATTGGTAGCCAAACAGGCTTCCGACTTGCATACAGGCTATTTCGTCCAAAGAATCATTCATGAGTATTTAGTTCATAATGATTTCGATGAACACATAAAACAAATAGTCAAGACCTACGGCAGCCAGTGTGCTGCTATGATCCGAAGCATTCAGACATACTTTCCATCCACCGTGGGCTACACTAAACCAGACGGAGGGATGTTCTTGTGGGCTACGTTGCCAGCAGGAATTTCATCGATGGCTCTATTTGATCTGGCCATAAAAGACAAAGTAGCTTTTGTGCCGGGAGATCCTTTTTACACTAACAAAAAGCAGACAAACACACTCAGACTCAATTTCTCATGTGTGGATGAGCAAACAATAGATGTCGGAATCGAGCGACTGGGGTTGGCCATGAAAAAGCTGTTGGAGTAAGCCAACAGCTCATTGGAGCCAACTGCACTAACTGTATCGATTGACAGGCGTTCATCGGCTAAGTTGAGTCTTGCATAGGTCGATCGTATTCTTGGCTGCACCGTGCATCGGCTCAATTCGGGCGATATACCAATTACTCAGATTGCATGGAATTACATCATCAAATAACGATGAAGGTGCATGATATTGAATAATTATACCAAAAGGAGCAAGATTTGCGCATAGCTGTGGCCATGAGTGGCGGTGTCGATTCCTCAGTCGCTGCAATAATGCTGAAAAAATTGGGACATACGGTTGTAGGAATTACAATTAATGTTTCAATTCACGATAATTCAGGCAAACCATATCCATCCCATCACTATCCATCATATATCCTTGATGCGAAGAGAATAGCAAAACAATATGATTTCATGCATAAGGTATTAGAGGTTAACAGCGATTTTTCTAATACAATAGTACATCCATTTTGCGATGAATATTTGAGAGGTAGAACGCCTAGCCCATGCATAATATGCAACTATAAGATAAAATTCAAAAAAATTATCGATTATGCCAAATCGATTGGATGCGACGGGGTCGCAAGCGGACATTATGCAAGAATAAGAATCAGTGATAAGGGGGTGTATTATATATCCAGGGGATTGGATAAGGAAAAGGATCAATCTTACTTTCTTTTCATGCTATCTCAGGAAATACTACAAGAAATAATTTTGCCTCTAGGGGAATATACTAAGG
This region includes:
- a CDS encoding radical SAM protein; its protein translation is MNYVGIVIRPPSEAYSLIIQVSVGCSHSRCTFCSSPKEKMFYIKDIDIIKRDIDEASYYTGYNRAFLAGQDALIVPTGMLLDILRYLKEKNPSIHRVGLYGNTKAILKKSINELKELKDAGLGIIYQGIESGNMNILRKIKKGALPHQQLEAAERVKSAGILLSQTVLLGIGGKKNSIEHAVDTGKHLGRMSPDYASALTLMVIPTTELEIDLRESKFELPDKFELLNELKVIIENMDVTNRCLFTSNHASNYLPIRATLPDDKDEIVNTISLVIGSRDESVLKPEHMRGL
- a CDS encoding PLP-dependent aminotransferase family protein, whose translation is MNNIFSDRISDVPKSFIREILKVAIDPSVISFAGGLPNRDLFPIAEIQKATQRVFETAGKESLQYSNSEGYLALRQYLVDRYQEKQGITFTTDNILITNGSQQGLDLLAKAFLNEGDDVIIEEPGYLGAIQAFSVYRSVFNPVPINEEGLDIEALKQVLKTKLPKLLYGVPNYQNPSGISYSKQNRRGIAEALASTTTLVIEDDPYGDLNFSGIRRPSFKTMIPEQSVLLGSFSKTIAPSFRIGWIIATDSIMEKLLVAKQASDLHTGYFVQRIIHEYLVHNDFDEHIKQIVKTYGSQCAAMIRSIQTYFPSTVGYTKPDGGMFLWATLPAGISSMALFDLAIKDKVAFVPGDPFYTNKKQTNTLRLNFSCVDEQTIDVGIERLGLAMKKLLE
- the cloSI gene encoding clostripain; amino-acid sequence: MRIIVKIYRQKSNLLLDEINDLDLHRFIINLCYIGFAFYMIACNGDGEDLTYDYIDTQSTLEVSNTIPEDNAYFPSENSRSITVQFNEEIDGSTVNLDTFKLLDENGNYIEGRVSFNFVTNRALFYANSPLSRDTVYQAIVTPGIKSIDGNSLKGDYSWRFSTSERGWTVMIYADGDNNLEGFLLDDINEMKKGYVNLQGLDVIVLVDRIDGYSRDDIVFEEDFTDTRLYRITNGCVKRIGGGTEFPEITMSSDYEANMGNAETLGKFIRYCKNNYPAHNYALILWNHGNGLRGREAVDGDGLNTRAVCVDDTDDYDSLYTAEITDVLEEFDSVDLLGFDACLMGSVEVAYQYRPSNMDFHADVMVASPPVEWGLGWQYDKIFERINQGGGDNGENDEVMGGSELNYSPLTMTAIEFGGIIVEEQFDSTQPNEEGQALSCYDLSRVDHVKDAVDQLATHIVDCNEKEDFEDIRGSYPSPETMHYFYASIGEWISYPFFDIYDLCDRVNVSSRFNDNPIIQTDASIVMQAVDDMVIYSFAGSDYKGFSKGKNGLHIFFTDGDSLTYGNPSERIWAYQWWYNAIDTDNWWNGGHYYGKLDWCQEGAIQGNGKVENWFEMLDYWFDEDIGLDGGWNGYIW